Proteins encoded in a region of the candidate division KSB1 bacterium genome:
- a CDS encoding M20/M25/M40 family metallo-hydrolase, with the protein MQRQGVMMPGRIPWALVALICTAMLGRVWAQHWQVPEEGLQSINAAKVLNYAGYFAADRMRGRDTPSAELDSCAAFIAHKLRAAGWVVEMQPFNLLRVRLGEPNCFVLAVDGKNVVYRLRKDYSPAHVSHSAEVQGGVAFVGYGITAPEYGYDDYASIDVRGKIVLLFAHEPQEHDSSSVFDGARETVHSSVLQKVENARLHGAVGVLLVTDPLHHRFERPAHEWLPDSQGAPLVLEEREPIPLVVMRVGKRLAEDLASPGGKTLSQLQAAIDSTLVPQSFLVPQVEVRMRATLVYTRYATQNLIGVWEGVDPVLRHETVVVGAHYDHIGARGDTLIFPGADDNASGTAALLAIAEALASAGGRPKRTVVCVAFAGEEKGLFGSRYYVANPRFPLSTTVAMLNMDMIGCNDTAGVKIEGCAHAPELQAVVERANAFEGLALHFSEKKVPAGSDAMPFHWRGVRAVNFTTGLHADYHKPTDTVDKLTGEHLAQVARLVFAVTWLLANEELPPRAEKDFGLRGDEATGHAPGQKP; encoded by the coding sequence TTGCAACGCCAGGGAGTGATGATGCCGGGGCGTATCCCCTGGGCGCTGGTCGCGCTGATCTGCACGGCAATGCTGGGCAGGGTCTGGGCTCAGCATTGGCAGGTACCTGAAGAAGGGCTGCAGAGCATCAATGCGGCTAAAGTGTTGAATTACGCCGGCTATTTTGCCGCGGACAGGATGCGCGGCCGCGACACGCCCAGCGCCGAACTGGATAGCTGTGCGGCATTCATCGCTCACAAGCTGCGGGCGGCAGGCTGGGTCGTTGAGATGCAGCCGTTCAACCTGCTCCGCGTGCGCCTCGGCGAGCCCAACTGCTTTGTTCTTGCGGTGGACGGCAAGAACGTGGTGTATCGGCTGCGCAAGGACTATAGTCCTGCCCATGTGAGCCACAGCGCCGAGGTGCAGGGAGGGGTCGCGTTTGTCGGCTACGGTATCACCGCGCCCGAATACGGCTACGATGATTACGCCTCCATTGACGTTCGCGGCAAGATCGTGCTCCTGTTTGCGCACGAACCGCAAGAGCACGATTCAAGCAGCGTCTTTGACGGGGCAAGGGAAACGGTGCACTCGTCGGTCCTGCAAAAGGTCGAGAATGCACGCCTCCACGGCGCCGTGGGTGTGCTGCTGGTGACTGACCCGCTGCACCATCGTTTCGAGCGGCCAGCCCACGAATGGCTGCCCGATTCCCAAGGCGCTCCTTTGGTGCTTGAAGAACGGGAGCCGATCCCCCTGGTGGTAATGCGCGTGGGCAAGAGATTGGCGGAGGACTTGGCGAGCCCCGGCGGGAAAACGCTCAGCCAGTTGCAGGCGGCCATCGACAGTACGCTGGTGCCGCAAAGCTTCCTTGTTCCTCAGGTGGAAGTGCGCATGCGCGCCACGCTGGTATACACGCGTTATGCCACGCAGAACCTGATCGGCGTGTGGGAGGGGGTAGATCCCGTACTCAGGCACGAAACAGTCGTGGTGGGGGCTCACTATGACCACATCGGCGCGCGCGGTGACACGCTCATCTTCCCCGGCGCAGACGACAACGCGTCGGGCACCGCGGCATTGCTGGCCATAGCTGAGGCGCTGGCGTCAGCCGGCGGGCGGCCCAAACGCACGGTGGTGTGCGTAGCCTTTGCTGGTGAGGAAAAAGGGCTGTTCGGCTCCCGATACTACGTGGCTAACCCACGCTTCCCTTTGTCCACCACTGTGGCCATGCTGAATATGGACATGATCGGCTGCAACGACACCGCTGGGGTGAAGATCGAGGGCTGCGCCCACGCCCCCGAACTCCAGGCAGTGGTCGAGCGTGCAAACGCTTTTGAGGGTCTCGCCCTCCATTTCAGCGAGAAAAAGGTCCCTGCCGGTTCTGACGCCATGCCCTTCCACTGGCGGGGCGTGCGTGCCGTGAACTTTACCACTGGGCTGCATGCCGACTACCACAAACCCACCGACACCGTGGACAAGCTTACGGGCGAGCATTTGGCACAGGTGGCGCGGCTGGTATTTGCGGTGACCTGGTTGTTGGCCAACGAGGAGCTTCCGCCACGCGCTGAGAAAGACTTTGGCCTGCGGGGGGACGAAGCAACAGGCCATGCTCCTGGGCAGAAACCTTGA
- the carB gene encoding carbamoyl-phosphate synthase (glutamine-hydrolyzing) large subunit, translating into MSVQLPKKVLVLGSSALKIGEAGEFDYSGSQAVKALKQEGIAVVLVNPNIATIQTSDYLADEVYFLPVTAEFVGKVIEKERPDGILLGFGGQTALNCGLQLYDSGVLERYGVRVLGTPVEAIRNTEDRGLFVECLTRIGVKTPRSQAVTSINEAVNVAAQIGYPVMVRVAYALGGLGSGVCEDEQALRERTSKAFSFTPQVLIEEFLEGWKEIEYEVVRDQYDNCITVCNMENFDPMGIHTGESIVVAPSQTLNNREYHLLREVAIQVVRNLGIVGECNIQFALHPTKEDYRVIEVNARLSRSSALASKATGYPLAFVAAKLALGHGLTELDNSITKVTRACFEPALDYLVVKIPRWDLSKFRMVSRRIGSGMKSVGEVMAIGRKFEEALQKALRMLEIGAVGLVANGWRESPDIATELREPTDRRIFVIAEALRTGMSVERIYELTHIDRWFLYKIANIVAIETRLRTAKKRLSAPLVRHAKEHGFSDLQIARLSGCSEEEVRALRKRYGVIPVVKQIDTLAAEYPAQTNYLYLTYNGSEDDVTPAPGQSVMVLGSGAYRVGSSVEFDWCCVSAVRTLRELGYRTVMVNYNPETVSTDYDECDRLYFDELSFETVLEIYEKEDPVGVIISTGGQIPNNLAMKCHRAGVRILGTSPVDIDQAEDRRKFSALLDRLGIDQPEWEELVSMESAQEFARTVGYPVLVRPSYVLSGAAMSVASNDTELSRYLERAAEVSVDHPVVISKFYENAKEIEIDAVAKQGQLVVYAVTEHVENAGVHSGDATMVLPPQRTYLETMRRILQITRRVAEALRINGPFNIQFLAKDNDVKVIECNLRASRSFPFVSKIAKVNFIDIATRVVLGHEVPRNARSLLDLEYVGVKAPQFSFTRLEGADPTLGVEMASTGEVACLGDDFDEAFLKALLSVGYRLPIKSVLLSTGPIESKAEFLGSARVLARMGIDLYATGGTCRFLEANGVQATHLHWPLSGKSPSTVEYIRRGKIDLVINIPKNYQEEELTNDYIIRRTAVDYNVPVITNMQLARRFVEALARKSLHQLHIKSWREYGH; encoded by the coding sequence GTGAGCGTGCAGTTGCCCAAAAAAGTCCTTGTTCTGGGAAGCTCGGCGCTGAAGATCGGCGAGGCCGGGGAGTTCGACTACTCCGGCAGCCAGGCGGTCAAAGCGCTCAAGCAAGAGGGGATTGCGGTGGTGTTGGTGAACCCCAACATCGCCACCATTCAGACGTCCGACTATTTGGCAGACGAGGTTTACTTCTTGCCGGTTACTGCCGAATTCGTAGGCAAGGTGATCGAGAAGGAACGGCCGGACGGCATCCTGTTGGGTTTTGGCGGGCAGACTGCACTCAACTGTGGGCTGCAACTTTACGACAGTGGAGTTCTGGAGCGCTATGGGGTGCGGGTGCTCGGTACGCCTGTGGAGGCGATTCGGAACACCGAGGACCGCGGGCTGTTCGTGGAGTGCCTCACGCGCATAGGTGTCAAGACACCGCGCAGCCAGGCGGTGACTTCCATAAATGAAGCCGTGAATGTAGCCGCCCAGATCGGCTATCCAGTCATGGTGCGTGTGGCCTACGCCTTGGGAGGTCTGGGCTCGGGTGTGTGTGAGGACGAACAGGCTCTGCGGGAGCGAACCAGCAAAGCCTTCTCCTTTACCCCCCAGGTGCTCATTGAAGAATTCCTGGAAGGGTGGAAGGAGATTGAATACGAGGTGGTGCGGGACCAGTATGATAACTGCATCACCGTGTGCAACATGGAAAACTTCGACCCGATGGGGATCCATACGGGCGAGAGCATCGTGGTCGCCCCGAGCCAGACCCTCAACAACCGCGAATACCACCTCCTCCGCGAGGTTGCCATTCAAGTGGTGCGCAATCTGGGGATTGTGGGCGAGTGTAACATCCAATTTGCGCTGCACCCCACCAAGGAAGACTATCGGGTGATCGAGGTGAACGCACGTCTTTCGCGCAGCTCTGCGCTCGCCTCCAAAGCCACTGGCTATCCCCTGGCGTTTGTAGCGGCGAAGCTTGCTTTGGGTCATGGCCTCACCGAATTGGACAACTCCATCACCAAAGTGACTCGAGCCTGCTTTGAACCGGCTCTTGACTATCTGGTGGTCAAGATTCCGCGGTGGGACTTGAGCAAGTTCCGCATGGTGTCGCGGCGCATTGGCTCAGGCATGAAGTCCGTGGGAGAGGTCATGGCCATCGGGCGCAAGTTCGAAGAGGCGCTCCAAAAGGCACTGCGCATGCTGGAGATCGGTGCCGTTGGGCTGGTGGCCAATGGCTGGAGAGAGAGCCCGGACATCGCCACTGAACTGCGGGAACCAACCGACCGGCGCATCTTTGTGATTGCTGAGGCGCTGCGCACCGGCATGTCCGTGGAGAGGATCTATGAGTTGACGCATATCGACCGGTGGTTCCTGTACAAGATCGCCAACATCGTGGCGATAGAAACGCGCCTGAGGACTGCGAAGAAACGTCTCAGCGCGCCGCTGGTGCGGCATGCAAAGGAACATGGTTTCAGCGACCTGCAGATTGCCCGCCTCAGCGGGTGCAGTGAAGAGGAGGTACGCGCACTCCGCAAGCGGTATGGAGTGATTCCGGTGGTCAAGCAGATTGATACTTTGGCCGCCGAGTACCCCGCACAGACCAACTACCTGTACCTCACCTATAACGGCAGCGAGGATGATGTGACACCCGCCCCGGGACAGTCGGTGATGGTGTTGGGTTCGGGTGCCTATCGCGTGGGGAGTTCTGTAGAGTTCGACTGGTGCTGCGTAAGCGCGGTGCGCACTCTGCGGGAACTGGGCTATCGCACGGTCATGGTGAACTACAATCCGGAGACCGTCAGCACCGACTATGACGAGTGCGACAGGCTTTATTTTGATGAGCTGAGTTTCGAGACGGTTCTGGAAATCTATGAGAAGGAAGACCCAGTAGGGGTGATCATCTCCACTGGGGGGCAGATTCCCAACAATCTGGCCATGAAGTGCCACCGCGCAGGAGTCCGCATCCTCGGCACCTCGCCAGTGGACATAGACCAGGCAGAGGATCGACGCAAGTTCTCCGCCCTCCTGGATCGCCTGGGCATCGATCAACCGGAGTGGGAGGAACTTGTCTCCATGGAGTCTGCCCAAGAGTTCGCGCGCACCGTGGGCTACCCGGTGCTGGTGCGACCTTCGTATGTCCTCAGCGGGGCCGCGATGAGCGTGGCTTCCAACGACACCGAGCTTTCTCGCTACTTGGAACGAGCGGCCGAGGTCTCCGTTGACCACCCAGTCGTGATTAGCAAGTTCTATGAGAATGCCAAGGAGATCGAGATCGACGCAGTGGCCAAACAAGGCCAGTTAGTGGTCTACGCGGTCACTGAACACGTGGAAAATGCGGGCGTGCATTCTGGCGACGCCACCATGGTCCTGCCGCCACAGCGGACCTACCTCGAGACGATGCGACGCATCCTCCAGATCACGCGCCGGGTCGCCGAGGCGCTGCGGATCAACGGACCGTTCAACATTCAATTTTTGGCAAAGGACAATGACGTTAAGGTCATTGAGTGCAACCTTCGAGCCTCGCGGAGTTTTCCCTTCGTGTCTAAGATTGCGAAGGTGAACTTTATTGACATCGCTACCCGGGTGGTGTTGGGACATGAAGTGCCGCGCAACGCGCGCTCGCTGCTGGATTTGGAGTACGTGGGGGTCAAAGCGCCGCAATTCTCCTTCACCCGTCTGGAGGGTGCTGACCCCACCCTGGGGGTAGAGATGGCCTCCACCGGCGAGGTGGCCTGCCTTGGCGACGATTTCGACGAGGCCTTCCTGAAGGCGCTCCTCTCAGTGGGGTACAGGTTGCCCATCAAGTCAGTGCTGCTCTCTACGGGACCGATTGAGAGCAAGGCGGAATTCTTAGGCAGCGCTCGCGTGCTGGCACGGATGGGCATTGATTTGTACGCCACAGGCGGTACCTGTCGCTTTCTTGAGGCAAATGGCGTCCAGGCGACCCACTTGCACTGGCCGCTCAGTGGCAAGTCCCCCAGCACCGTCGAATACATCCGGCGGGGCAAAATCGATTTGGTCATCAACATTCCAAAAAACTACCAGGAAGAAGAGCTCACCAACGACTACATAATCCGCCGCACTGCCGTCGATTACAACGTGCCGGTGATCACGAACATGCAGCTGGCGCGACGGTTTGTGGAAGCACTGGCGCGCAAGTCACTCCACCAACTTCACATCAAGAGCTGGCGCGAGTACGGCCACTAA
- the carA gene encoding glutamine-hydrolyzing carbamoyl-phosphate synthase small subunit: METRKAKLILEDGTQFTGWSFGHPAPAVGEVVFTTGMVGYPESLTDPSYAGQILVLTYPLVGNYGVPPDEPEGVVHSSFESERIHVSGLVVAEVCEEPSHWQSARSLDAWLKAERVPGIFGVDTRMLTKRLRERGTMLGKLVVGTGREPAFWDPNKENLVSQVSVRAPQQLGDGDKKVVLIDCGCKHGILRSLLARDVSVLRVPWDYDLSGQDFDGVVISNGPGDPKMARGTIFRLRRLLEGHKPILGICLGNQLLALAAGANTYKLKFGHRSQNQPCIEVGTKRCFITSQNHGYAVDTRTLPEGWEPWFVNANDGTNEGVRHRSKPFMGVQFHPEASPGPVDTAFLFDQFVSVL, from the coding sequence ATGGAGACACGCAAGGCAAAACTCATACTTGAAGACGGCACGCAGTTTACCGGCTGGTCTTTTGGGCATCCTGCCCCTGCGGTGGGGGAGGTGGTGTTTACCACCGGCATGGTGGGCTATCCGGAGTCGTTGACCGACCCGTCGTACGCCGGACAGATCCTGGTGTTGACCTATCCGTTGGTGGGGAACTATGGCGTGCCCCCCGACGAGCCCGAAGGTGTGGTCCATTCAAGCTTCGAGTCCGAGCGAATCCACGTGTCAGGACTGGTTGTGGCAGAGGTGTGCGAGGAGCCGAGCCATTGGCAAAGCGCGCGTTCCTTAGACGCATGGCTGAAGGCGGAAAGGGTACCCGGCATCTTTGGCGTGGATACCCGCATGCTCACCAAACGCCTGCGGGAAAGGGGGACCATGCTGGGCAAGCTTGTCGTAGGCACCGGACGCGAGCCAGCCTTCTGGGACCCGAACAAGGAGAACTTGGTGAGCCAGGTCAGCGTCAGGGCACCGCAGCAGCTGGGAGACGGGGACAAGAAGGTCGTCCTGATCGATTGCGGGTGCAAACACGGCATTCTGCGCAGCTTACTGGCGCGAGATGTGAGCGTGCTCCGTGTGCCCTGGGACTATGACCTGAGCGGACAGGACTTTGATGGCGTAGTCATCTCTAACGGACCTGGGGATCCCAAGATGGCTCGAGGCACAATCTTCAGGTTGCGTCGTTTGCTCGAAGGGCACAAACCCATCTTGGGCATTTGTCTGGGTAACCAGCTACTGGCGCTGGCTGCCGGCGCAAACACCTACAAGCTCAAATTTGGCCATCGTAGCCAAAATCAGCCTTGTATCGAGGTTGGCACCAAACGCTGCTTCATCACGTCACAAAACCACGGTTATGCGGTGGATACTCGGACCCTTCCAGAAGGCTGGGAGCCTTGGTTCGTGAATGCCAATGACGGCACCAATGAGGGGGTGCGCCATCGCAGCAAACCGTTCATGGGCGTCCAGTTTCATCCGGAGGCATCGCCGGGACCTGTAGACACCGCTTTCCTTTTTGACCAGTTCGTGAGTGTGCTGTGA
- a CDS encoding DUF2284 domain-containing protein — protein MEKYIRQALEGGATFCREIPVSAVSVAEWVRLKCQFGCGGYGECLTCPPYSPTPAVTRRWLSEYHRALLLRFDRNPAEREEEVRLLSRKLGAELERQLFLDGFYKAFALGAGPCPLCGTCDTTRPCIHPRLARPAMEACGIDVYATVRNLGLKLEVVTSEQACYDLVSLVLVD, from the coding sequence ATGGAGAAGTACATCCGCCAGGCTTTGGAGGGCGGGGCAACGTTCTGTAGGGAGATTCCCGTCTCGGCAGTGAGCGTGGCAGAATGGGTACGGTTAAAGTGCCAGTTCGGATGCGGAGGGTACGGCGAATGCTTGACGTGCCCTCCTTACAGTCCCACCCCTGCGGTCACGCGTCGCTGGCTGAGCGAATACCACCGTGCCCTGCTTTTGCGCTTTGACCGCAATCCCGCCGAACGAGAGGAGGAGGTGCGCCTTCTTAGCCGCAAACTGGGAGCGGAGTTAGAACGCCAGCTTTTTCTTGATGGCTTCTACAAGGCCTTCGCCCTGGGGGCAGGACCTTGCCCACTTTGTGGCACGTGCGATACCACGCGGCCGTGTATCCACCCGCGGTTGGCGCGTCCGGCAATGGAGGCATGCGGCATTGACGTGTACGCGACCGTGCGCAATCTGGGCCTGAAGTTGGAGGTGGTCACCTCTGAGCAGGCCTGCTACGACTTGGTTTCGCTGGTGCTGGTCGACTGA
- a CDS encoding KamA family radical SAM protein, which yields MESWQRQLQQSISSAEQLAKKFNIPVEELERVARHFKIRITPYYLSLIKSKGDPLYKQVVPDVRELEDSQLFEDPLAEDRDSPVNNIVHRYPDRCLFLISHVCASYCRFCTRKRKVGDPSKISMKYIDEGLDYIAQHPEIRDVILSGGDPLLLSDEMLGFILQKLRRIPHVEIIRIGTRVPCFLPQRVTVKLARMLKKFHPLYVNVHFNHPDELTPIAVRALARLADAGIPLGNQTVLLKGVNDDPEVMKRLVQKLLQARVRPYYIYQADMVFGTEHFRTRVEKGLEIIKALRGWTSGLAVPHFVIDAPGGGGKIPLLPHYVLAMNDDEVVLRNYEGRVFRYRQPGPTRCPVEPAPVELVHEDGELVS from the coding sequence ATGGAAAGTTGGCAACGACAACTGCAGCAGAGCATCAGTAGCGCAGAGCAACTGGCCAAGAAGTTTAACATTCCTGTGGAGGAGCTAGAGAGAGTAGCACGCCACTTCAAGATCCGCATTACCCCTTACTACCTCTCGTTGATAAAGAGCAAGGGGGATCCACTCTACAAGCAGGTGGTACCCGATGTACGCGAGCTGGAGGATAGTCAACTTTTCGAGGACCCGCTCGCCGAGGACAGGGACTCGCCGGTCAACAACATCGTGCATCGCTATCCGGACCGGTGTCTGTTCTTGATTTCCCACGTGTGTGCCTCTTACTGCCGTTTCTGCACGAGGAAACGGAAGGTGGGCGATCCGAGCAAAATCAGCATGAAGTACATTGACGAGGGGCTTGACTACATCGCCCAGCACCCCGAGATTCGCGATGTCATCCTCTCGGGCGGCGATCCGCTCCTGTTGAGCGATGAGATGCTCGGCTTCATTCTGCAGAAGCTTAGGCGCATCCCGCATGTGGAGATTATCCGCATTGGTACGCGCGTCCCTTGTTTCCTCCCGCAGCGCGTGACCGTAAAGCTCGCCAGGATGCTCAAGAAGTTCCACCCCCTGTACGTGAATGTTCACTTCAATCACCCCGATGAGCTGACCCCGATCGCCGTGAGGGCGCTGGCGCGCCTAGCTGACGCAGGGATTCCTTTGGGCAACCAGACCGTGCTGCTCAAGGGCGTCAATGATGACCCGGAGGTGATGAAGCGGCTGGTGCAAAAGCTCTTGCAGGCGCGGGTCCGCCCGTACTATATTTACCAGGCGGACATGGTGTTTGGCACGGAGCACTTCCGCACCAGGGTGGAGAAGGGGCTGGAGATCATCAAGGCATTGCGGGGCTGGACGTCGGGCCTGGCTGTGCCCCACTTCGTCATCGATGCCCCGGGTGGTGGGGGCAAGATTCCGCTCCTGCCTCACTATGTGTTGGCCATGAATGACGACGAGGTCGTGTTGCGCAACTATGAGGGGCGAGTATTCCGCTACCGTCAGCCCGGCCCAACCCGCTGCCCTGTAGAGCCGGCGCCTGTAGAGCTGGTCCACGAGGACGGCGAACTTGTCTCGTAG
- a CDS encoding GNAT family N-acetyltransferase, producing the protein MVVIRKLQPEDRAAVYEILQQTDMFTMAEVNVAMELIDTYLFNKEQKDYLVYAAIADNDQVVGYVCFGPTPATEGTFDLYWIAVSPTMQNRGIGRQLLEFVEDYVKSQNGRLIIIETSSQRKYLPTQQFYLRNNYTIEARIKDFYRPGDDRLIFAKRLNALPEGGQRPHGKLATTTAAEHQ; encoded by the coding sequence ATGGTCGTAATTAGAAAATTGCAGCCGGAGGATCGAGCTGCGGTGTACGAGATCCTCCAGCAGACAGACATGTTTACCATGGCCGAAGTGAACGTGGCTATGGAATTGATCGACACCTACCTCTTCAACAAGGAGCAGAAAGACTACCTCGTCTATGCAGCGATTGCCGACAATGACCAGGTGGTAGGATATGTGTGTTTTGGTCCAACGCCTGCAACTGAGGGGACTTTCGACCTGTATTGGATTGCGGTATCACCGACGATGCAAAACCGAGGCATTGGCAGGCAGCTTTTAGAATTCGTGGAGGACTATGTGAAGAGTCAGAACGGCCGCCTTATCATCATTGAGACCTCGTCCCAGAGGAAGTATCTGCCAACGCAGCAGTTCTACTTGCGCAACAACTACACCATCGAGGCGCGCATCAAGGATTTCTACCGTCCGGGTGACGATAGGCTGATCTTTGCCAAGCGCCTCAACGCACTGCCTGAAGGAGGGCAAAGACCACATGGAAAGTTGGCAACGACAACTGCAGCAGAGCATCAGTAG
- a CDS encoding D-alanine--D-alanine ligase, whose amino-acid sequence MSEKGTKLRVLVAYNEVDLAGDSHPDQISEAAVKQEAQAVYEALRRLGHRAGYLPVSDIRRAMTQVEKSRPDVIFNLCEGYRGRAQHELAVAGVWELLGVPYTGNPPLTLGLAQNKVVAKRLFAAAGIRTPAYRVFTAPPEEGILGLNFPVIAKPSQEDASLGISPDSVVQDVRQLRHVTKALLERYRQPVLVEEFIDGREFNVSLLDGDPPTVLPMSEIDYSQVPVGIPRITSYEAKWLPEHPLYRGTPAICPAQVEGRLRRKLEQIAVRVFQLLHGRDYGRVDMRVDAKGSVYVLEFNPNPDISPDAGYARALRAAGVTFEEFVSRLLTYALQRGRNGRN is encoded by the coding sequence ATGAGCGAGAAAGGCACGAAACTTCGGGTCCTGGTGGCCTATAACGAGGTGGACCTGGCGGGCGATAGCCATCCGGACCAAATCTCGGAGGCGGCCGTCAAGCAAGAGGCCCAGGCCGTGTACGAGGCCTTGCGCCGACTGGGGCATCGTGCCGGGTATTTGCCGGTCAGCGATATTCGGCGTGCAATGACCCAGGTGGAAAAGAGCCGGCCAGATGTCATTTTCAACCTGTGCGAGGGCTACCGGGGCCGGGCGCAGCATGAGTTAGCCGTTGCCGGCGTCTGGGAGCTGCTAGGCGTCCCGTACACGGGCAACCCGCCCTTGACCTTGGGCCTGGCGCAGAATAAGGTGGTGGCAAAGCGGCTTTTTGCAGCAGCCGGGATCCGTACGCCAGCATATCGCGTCTTTACCGCGCCACCGGAGGAAGGGATTCTCGGCCTCAATTTTCCAGTAATTGCCAAGCCCTCTCAAGAGGACGCAAGCCTGGGGATATCTCCTGACTCCGTAGTGCAGGACGTGCGGCAGCTTCGGCACGTGACGAAGGCTTTGCTGGAAAGGTATCGCCAGCCGGTTCTGGTAGAAGAGTTTATCGACGGGCGCGAGTTCAATGTCAGCCTGTTGGATGGCGATCCGCCAACAGTCCTGCCTATGTCGGAGATTGACTACTCCCAGGTACCTGTGGGTATACCGCGCATCACCAGCTACGAGGCTAAATGGCTGCCAGAACACCCGCTCTATCGCGGCACGCCGGCGATCTGTCCAGCCCAAGTGGAAGGAAGGCTCCGGCGCAAGTTGGAACAAATCGCTGTGCGGGTGTTCCAGCTCCTACACGGCCGGGACTACGGTAGGGTGGACATGCGTGTGGACGCCAAAGGCTCAGTGTATGTGTTGGAGTTCAATCCGAATCCGGACATATCGCCTGATGCCGGTTATGCACGCGCCCTGCGGGCAGCGGGAGTGACCTTTGAGGAGTTTGTGAGTCGCCTGCTTACCTACGCACTACAGAGGGGTCGGAATGGTCGTAATTAG
- a CDS encoding ATP-grasp domain-containing protein, which produces MKIVVTFSSKEGLLAEYRKSFGGNGADAIPPDFFAEGDSFETIQAVIEALRAGGHQVEGVEGDGRVGAELERWRPDLVFNMAEGLFGDFRESYVPTVCERLGIPYTGSDPLTLALCLNKARAKEILSYYGVATPRFTVVRPGEAIELTDLRFPVIVKPVSEGSSKGVFNDSVADDATQAQERVKMCLATYRQPVLVEEFLSGDEFTVAMWGNGSEVEVLPIIEIVYDQLPAGARPLYSYEAKWIWDTPERPLRMFECPARLPEAARQEIEQMVKRAYQVLHVRDWCRVDVRADEEGRPHILELNPLPGILPRPEDNSCFPKAARTAGYTYQEMINRVVEIAAARYGMQVK; this is translated from the coding sequence ATGAAGATAGTTGTCACCTTCAGCAGCAAAGAAGGACTCTTGGCGGAATACCGCAAGAGTTTCGGCGGCAATGGGGCAGATGCCATTCCCCCCGATTTTTTTGCGGAAGGAGATTCTTTCGAGACCATTCAGGCCGTGATAGAGGCCTTGCGCGCTGGGGGGCACCAGGTGGAAGGCGTGGAGGGTGATGGGAGAGTGGGGGCCGAATTGGAGCGATGGCGCCCCGACTTGGTCTTCAACATGGCCGAGGGGCTCTTTGGCGATTTCCGCGAATCGTATGTGCCCACGGTGTGCGAGCGTTTGGGTATCCCATATACCGGTTCTGACCCTTTGACTCTGGCCTTGTGCCTCAATAAGGCCAGGGCTAAGGAGATTCTGAGTTACTACGGCGTTGCCACCCCGCGTTTTACGGTGGTCCGGCCGGGTGAAGCCATAGAGCTCACGGACTTGCGCTTCCCGGTCATCGTCAAACCGGTCTCTGAAGGGAGCAGCAAGGGGGTGTTCAACGACTCGGTGGCGGATGACGCAACTCAGGCTCAGGAACGGGTGAAGATGTGCCTGGCTACCTACCGGCAGCCAGTTTTGGTGGAGGAGTTTCTCTCAGGCGACGAGTTTACGGTAGCGATGTGGGGCAACGGCAGTGAAGTAGAAGTGTTGCCCATCATTGAAATCGTGTATGACCAACTCCCTGCAGGCGCGCGTCCGCTGTACTCCTACGAAGCAAAGTGGATCTGGGACACGCCGGAGCGCCCCCTGCGGATGTTTGAATGTCCGGCACGCCTGCCTGAGGCCGCGAGGCAGGAGATTGAACAGATGGTGAAGCGTGCCTATCAGGTGTTACACGTGCGTGACTGGTGTCGGGTGGATGTCCGGGCAGACGAAGAAGGACGTCCGCACATTCTGGAGCTCAACCCGCTGCCAGGAATCCTGCCCAGGCCTGAGGACAATTCTTGCTTCCCGAAGGCGGCACGCACGGCGGGGTACACCTATCAGGAGATGATCAACAGGGTCGTTGAAATCGCTGCCGCGCGGTACGGGATGCAAGTTAAATGA